One genomic region from Anopheles bellator chromosome 2, idAnoBellAS_SP24_06.2, whole genome shotgun sequence encodes:
- the LOC131209899 gene encoding uncharacterized protein LOC131209899, which produces MSTKTTTTTVVAGRNSGSVVSGEFDVAAFEQKLRDLKDTQESIQHLSAWCLQRRAHHKKIVTSWLNVLKQVKIESRLTLFYLANDVIQYSKRKNYEFVDSWGTYLQKATTLVRDEKVKHKILRIFKIWEQREVYNEEFLTDLNGLLSVTTPSAKKQQQQQQQQQQQQQQQSKHQHDSTQHHHHHHHHHHHHHQSSSSGATGATLATGPTKLAETKSATANVQLDADDYQASVLVGNVRDCVKYEGETDQTFKSLNKKPLVEVDVVMGSIKGKDRKKVEEVEQEIEDQLAQYKHFVENLKTELQSRRVLLTVLEQAESFYSNQRNEVKVVVNAYRNFGNRLKSMKKKLDELTTSLPSPIPSPDINAPSPGPSDLDIILPDEQGYFQMHHQRRSYMDGGSLPFDINDFNRSDSPSVMHSVQPIQVINSRKEESEGVNEFLKSFFPDPSGYHAPSSVPPSGIPGGGGGGTVGGGNTVQGVGGIVAPPQPPPGIVPHPVGPYGSAGNPWATSTPHGPGGRSGNGNYRQPYNPGVLSDYGSPQPGVGRQSSATAPLLPPPMPPINLDASDEYNSTWDMQMSWDGTHDSSGFQSLEAPVSPSHYDRGSVDRGLQDVDHRQLPNSLGVPPFLKDKGRLADVDHRNLISLTGSPGGPLPKGRNASNMDIDEHDNSANLSARSQGSGQNRRSVPQPVPAPLGDTVDSRNTLWMGCQDSTFPTASNDVDLRLPSSSALTIVPTTTTTTPSIAPKEPEGEESKDLDMRIQSLEKAIAAQIANSGNNSTVRLGGAETGHEDDGTDNSVQSGDDANGNTALDGDEEGDLSLPTLQTPVSLLEIDDFLQNFERERFDLTKPPALLMSNQTETSQSPPPTSEKSGTGDESRKNPTDNTESVDMDLSDEDGCGPTPDDQATHEAPSSAQPSVDEDSTETTSQDGTMGGVRDDAVGAGSSSQHGGSPMQMLGGTTVPAALANNGTACGSGNSTPTQPIHQQRPPLLPDPPFAPTGPHPKWDLPPPSLMSLTGLGGFSSVPPPPPPGLIGNINQPPPSTMPQIWADQPPPISGDAPGLFGSPNRPPPPLPFGGGQMKGNNYRGGGGAVGTPRGRGGLGGHNRGGGHSPYFRGGGVVGGALRGNLHQVGLMMGGAVSGPFVTATGSGGGNGSPMMRGGYRGGNNNKFRGGGSNNRSGW; this is translated from the exons ATGTCGACGAAAACGACAACCACCACTGTGGTAGCCGGTCGGAACAGTGGGTCAGTTGTGTCGGGAGAATTCGATGTGGCCGCCTTTGAGCAGAAACTACGGGATCTGAAGGATACACAGGAGAGCATCCAGCACCTGTCGGCCTGGTGTTTACAGCGGCGAGCGCATCACAAAAAGATTGTCACCAGTTGGTTGAACGTGCTAAAGCAGG TGAAAATAGAGAGCCGGCTTACGTTATTCTACCTGGCGAACGACGTGATTCAGTATAGCAAGCGTAAAAACTACGAGTTTGTTGATAGCTGGGGAACGTACCTCCAAAAGGCCACCACACTGGTGCGCGACGAAAAAGTGAAGCACAAGATACTGCGAATCTTTAAGATCTGGGAACAGCGAGAAGTGTACAACGAGGAGTTTTTGACCGATCTGAACGGTCTCCTCAGTGTGACTACTCCTTCAGctaaaaaacaacaacagcagcagcagcaacagcaacaacaacagcaacaacagtccAAACATCAACACGATTCTacgcagcatcatcaccatcatcatcaccaccaccatcatcaccaccaatcgtcatcgtcgggaGCGACTGGCGCAACGCTCGCGACTGGCCCGACGAAGCTGGCCGAAACGAAATCAGCCACTGCTAACGTGCAGTTGGACGCGGACGACTACCAGGCGTCCGTGTTGGTGGGAAATGTGCGCGATTGCGTAAAATATGAAGGCGAAACCGACCAGACGTTCAAGAGCCTGAATAAGAAACCGTTGGTCGAGGTGGACGTGGTGATGGGATCGATTAAGGGCAAGGATCGCAAGAAGGTGGAAGAGGTTGAGCAGGAGATCGAGGATCAGCTAGCGCAGTACAAGCACTTCGTTGAGAACTTGAAGACGGAGCTGCAGTCACGCCGAGTCCTGTTGACCGTGCTAGAGCAAGCAGAGTCCTTCTATAGCAATCAGCGGAACGAAGTGAAGGTCGTAGTAAAC GCCTATCGCAATTTTGGCAACCGGCTAAAGAGCATGAAAAAGAAGTTGGACGAACTAACAACCAGCCTGCCGAGTCCGATTCCGTCACCCGACATTAACGCTCCCTCACCCGGGCCTTCCGATCTCGACATCATTCTGCCGGATGAGCAAGGTTACTTTCAGATGCATCATCAGCGGCGCAGCTACATGGACGGAGGCAGCTTACCGTTCGATATTAACGACTTTAACCGAAGCGATTCGCCCTCAGTGATGCACAGTG TTCAACCAATTCAAGTGATAAATTCGCGTAAGGAAGAATCGGAAGGGGTAAACGAATTCCTGAAGTCTTTTTTCCCCGATCCATCAGGTTATCATGCGCCCTCTAGCGTACCACCGAGCGGTATAccgggtggtggaggtggcggtACTGTTGGTGGGGGAAATACTGTTCAGGGCGTCGGTGGTATCGTTGCGCCACCACAGCCCCCACCAGGTATCGTACCGCATCCGGTGGGACCGTACGGGTCGGCCGGTAATCCGTGGGCAACGTCGACACCGCACGGTCCCGGCGGCCGATCGGGTAACGGCAATTACCGCCAACCGTACAACCCGGGAGTCTTGTCCGATTACGGCTCTCCGCAACCCGGTGTCGGACGGCAATCGTCGGCCACTGCCCCATTGTTGCCTCCCCCGATGCCCCCCATTAATCTTGATGCATCCGATGAGTACAACTCGACTTGGGACATGCAAATGTCATGGGACGGAACGCAT GATTCTTCCGGCTTTCAAAGTCTAGAGGCTCCCGTGTCTCCGTCTCATTATGATCGTGGCAGTGTCGACAGAGGGTTGCAAGATGTTGACCATCGCCAGCTTCCCAACAGTCTCGGTGTGCCCCCCTTTCTGAAGGATAAAGGTCGCCTTGCCGATGTTGATCACCGCAATCTGATCTCGCTTACTGGATCGCCTGGAGGGCCGCTACCGAAAGGGAGGAATGCGAGCAATATGGACATAGATGAGCATGACAACTCGGCTAACCTGTCGGCAAGAAGTCAAGGGTCTGGTCAAAATCGAAGATCCGTTCCGCAGCCCGTACCTGCTCCCCTCGGGGATACGGTTGATAGCCGGAACACACTTTGGATGGGATGTCAAGACAGTACTTTTCCGACAGCATCGAACGATGTAGACCTGAGGCTACCCTCTTCGTCCGCGTTAACGATCGTcccgacaacgacaacaacgacaccCTCCATTGCCCCAAAAGAGCCTGAGGGGGAAGAATCGAAAGATCTCGATATGCGAATACAGTCGCTGGAGAAAGCAATTGCGGCGCAGATTGCTaacagcggcaacaacagTACCGTACGGCTGGGTGGGGCCGAGACCGGTCATGAAGATGACGGGACTGATAATAGTGTACAGTCGGGGGACGATGCGAACGGAAACACTGCTCTCGATGGCGATGAAGAGGGCGATCTAAGCTTACCGACACTTCAAACGCCGGTTTCGCTACTAGAGATCGATGACTTTTTG caaaactttGAGCGAGAAAGGTTTGACCTGACGAAACCGCCAGCCCTGCTGATGAGCAACCAAACGGAAACGTCACAATCACCGCCACCTACCTCAG AAAAATCTGGCACCGGAGATGAAAGCAGGAAGAACCCTACCGACAACACAGAAAGTGTTGATATGGACCTATCGGATGAAGATGGCTGTGGGCCGACGCCCGATGACCAAGCAACGCACGAGGCGCCTTCGTCTG CCCAACCAAGTGTAGACGAGGACAGCACCGAAACTACATCACAGGATGGGACGATGGGAGGTGTACGGGATGATGCAGTCGGAGCAGGATCTTCGAGTCAGCATGGTGGATCACCGATGCAAATGCTGGGGGGAACTACGGTGCCCGCAGCGTTGGCGAACAATGGTACCGCTTGCGGGAGCGGTAACAGTACTCCAACGCAACCGATCCATCAGCAACGGCCACCGCTCTTACCGGATCCACCGTTTGCGCCAACTGGACCGCATCCGAAGTGGGATCTTCCTCCGCCCAGTTTGATGAGCCTTACCGGGCTTGGTGGTTTCAGCAGcgtaccaccgccgccgccccctgGACTGATCGGTAACATTAATCAACCGCCTCCCTCCACTATGCCTCAGATCTGGGCCGACCAGCCACCCCCGATTTCGGGTGATGCTCCGGGACTGTTCGGTTCTCCGAATCGACCTCCTCCGCCGCTTCCgtttggcggtggccaaatgAAGGGCAACAATTatcgtggtggtggaggagctGTTGGCACACCACGTGGCCGCGGTGGCCTAGGTGGTCACAatcgcggtggcggccattCGCCGTACTttcgcggtggcggcgtcgtcggcggagCACTGCGGGGCAACCTTCACCAGGTCGGATTGATGATGGGTGGTGCAGTCAGTGGCCCCTTTGTCACGGCGACCGGGTCAGGAGGTGGCAATGGGAGTCCGATGATGCGCGGAGGCTACCGTGGtggtaataataataaatttcgtGGCGGAGGCTCCAACAATCGATCCGGTTGGTAA